ggtctgaacacacacaaacacacacacacacacacacacttactaaaCACTGAAGTAAACAGGAGGTTTCCTCCACTAAgttgaggatgggagaggaggggatgagggggatggaagagagagggggatgagggaggaggggatgaggggaggtgatgggagaggaagagagaggaggggatgaggagagggaagagagaggggatgagggggagggaagagagaggaggggatgagagaggaagagagaggaggggatgagagaggagggatgaggggagggaagagagaggaggggatgagggggagggaagagaggagggatgaggggaggagagagaggaggggatgagggagaggagagaggaggggatgaggagagggaaagagaggaggggatgagggaggagggatgaggagaggaagcgagaggaggggatgaggagagggaagagagaggagggatgagggagagggaagcgagaggaggggatggggagagagagagaggggatgaggagagatggCCCGGTGTTTTATGTTCCTCCACTAAGTTGAGGGATGgtgcagggggagggagagggaagagaggaggggatgaggagaggaagagagaggaggggatgaggagagaggaagagagaggaggggatgagggaggaggatgagggagaggaagcgagaggaggatgagggagggaagagaggaggggatgaggggagaggaagcgagaggaggggatgaggagagagaagagagaggaggggatgaggagagatggCGGTGTTTTATGTTCCTCCACTAAGTTGAGGATGgtgcaggggagggagagggaagagagaggaggggatgagggagagggaagagagaggaggggatgagggagaggaagagagaggaggggatgagggagagatggccCGGTGTTTTATGTTAGTCTGTGGGAGCAGGTTTGGATTCCCTTAATTATAGACTGGGTGACTATAGATGCAGTTGATTGAAGATCAACTACCGTTTAGTAGCATTTCTGACCATGCTAACATGGTTTCACAGTTATAAAACCAGGACCAACAGCTACCGTTTAGTAGCATTTCTGACCATGCTAACATGGTTTCAGAGTTATAAAACCAGGACCAACAGCTACCGTTTAGTAGCATTTCTGACCATGCTAACATGGTTTCAGAGTTATAAAACCAGGACCAACAGCTACCGTTTAGTAGCATTTCTGACCATGCTAACATGGTTTCACAGTTATAAAACCAGGACCAACAGCTACCGTTTAGTAGCATTTCTGACCATGCTAACATGGTTTCAGAGTTATAAAACCAGGACCAACAGCTACCGTTTAGTAGCATTTCTGACCATGCTAACATGGTTTCAGAGTTATAAAACCAGGACCAACAGCTACCGTTTAGTAGCATTTCTGACCATGCTAACATGGTTTCACAGTTATAAAACCAGGACCAACAGCTACCGTTTAGTAGCATTTCTGACCATGCTAACATGGTTTCAGAGTTATAAAACCAGGACCAACAGCTACCGTTTAGTAGCATTTCTGACCATGCTAACATGGTTTCAGAGTTATAAAACCAGGACCAACAACTCGGTTCTGCGTAACAGAAGCAGAAGAGTACCAGtcaacgtttggacacacctcctcattcaaggggttttctcgatgttctacattgtagaataatagtgaagacatcaaaactatgaaataacacattatggaatcatgtcgtaaccagaaaagtgataaacaaatcaaaatatatttgagattcttcaaagtagccacgttTTGTCTTGATGACCGCTCTGCATGGGGGGGAGTAGACATTGTGGTGCATGCATTTATTTTTCGGCTTCAGACCAATGGCTATTCTCCTTAAAAGATGGTTTTCAGTTAATATCCATGTTTGTGTGTTGTAGCTACAGGAGCAGTTACCTGGTAAGGTGCTACCTCTGGCATCCAGTGGTATGGTGAAGCCTCAAGCCTACCTCAGCCAGAGCACCTTGGTAGAGATGACCCTGGGGTGAgttactgttcctgacccctaacccttaacccctaaccttaccTCAGCCAGAGCACCTTGGTAGAGATGACCCTGGGGTGAGTTACTGTCCCTGACCTTACCTCAGCCAGATCACCTTGGTAGAGATGACCCTGGGGTGAGTTACTGTCTCTGACCTTACCTCAGCCAGATCACCCTGGTAGAGATGACCCTGGGGTGAGTTACTgttcctgacctctaacccttaacccctgaccCTGGGTAAGTCTTACATCTGAGGACATGTTTGTTGACTTGAGGGATGATCTATAACCAGTAGGACGATATTCCACCTTctcagtgtccagtgttaaccagtgagtgtccagtgttaaccagtgagtgtccagtgttaaccagtgagtgtccagtgttaaccagtgggacaatattccaccttctcagtgagtgtccagtgttaaccagtgagtgtccagtgttaaccagtgagtgtccagtgttaaccagtgagtgtccagtgttaaccagtgagtgtccagtgttaactagtgagtgtccagtgttaaccagtgagtgtccagtgttaaccagtgagtgtccagtgttaactagtgagtgtccagtgttaaccagtgagtgtccagtgttaaccagtgagtgtccagtgttaaccagtgagtgtccagtgttaaccagtgagtgtccagtgttaactagtgagtgtccagtgttaaccagtgagtgtccagtgttaaccagtgagtgtccagtgttaaccagtgagtgttcAGTGTTAACCAGTAGGACGATATTACACCTTctcagtgtccagtgttaaccagtgagtgtccagtgttaaccagtgagtgtccagtgttaaccagtaggACAGTATTCCACCTtctcagtgagtgtccagtgttaaccagtgagtgtccagtgttaaccagtgagtgtccagtgttaaccagtgagtgtccaatgttaaccagtgagtgtccagtgttaaccagtgagtgtccagtgttaaccagtgagtgtccagtgttaaccagtaggACGATATTCCACCTtctcagtgagtgtccagtgttaaccagtgagtgtccagtgttaaccagtaggACGATATTCCACCTTctcagtgtccagtgttaaccagtgagtgtccagtgttaaccagtgagtgtccagtgttaaccagtgagtgtccagtgttaaccagtgagtgtccagtgttaactagtgagtgtccagtgttaaccagtgagtgtccagtgttaaccagtgagtgtccagtgttaaccagtaggACGATATTCCACCTtctcagtgagtgtccagtgttaaccagtgagtttccagtgttaaccagtgagtttccagtgttaaccagtgagtgtccagtgttaaccagtgagtgtccagtgttaaccagtgggacaatattccaccttctcagtgagtgtccagtgttaaccagtgagtgtccagtgttaaccagtgagtgtccagtgttaaccaatAGAACGATATTCCACCTTctcagtgtccagtgttaaccagtaggACGATATTCCACCTtctcagtgagtgtccagtgttaaccagtgagtgtccagtgttaaccagtgagtgtccagtgttaaccagtgagtgtccagtgttaaccagtgagtgtccagtgttaactagtgagtgtccagtgttaaccagtaggACAATATTCCACCTTctcagtgtccagtgttaaccagtgagtgtccagtgttaaccagtgagtgtccagtgttaactagtgagtgtccagtgttaaccagtgagtgtccagtgttaaccagtgagtgtccagtgttaaccagtgagtgtccagtgttaaccagtgagtgtccagtgttaaccagtgagtgtccagtgttaaccagtgagtgtccagtgttaaccagtgagtgtccagtgttaaccagtgagtgtccagtgttaactagtgagtgtccagtgttaaccagtaggACAATATTCCACCTTctcagtgtccagtgttaaccagtgagtgtccagtgttaaccagtgagtgtccagtgttaaccagtgagtgtccagtgttaactagtgagtgtccagtgttaaccagtgagtgtccagtgttaaccagtgagtgtccagtgttaaccagtgagtgtccagtgttaaccagtgagtgtccagtgttaaccagtgagtgtccagtgttaaccagtaggACGATATTCCACCTTctcagtgtccagtgttaaccagtgagtgtccagtgttaaccagtgagtgtccagtgttaaccagtaggACAATATTCCACCTtctcagtgagtgtccagtgttaaccagtgagtgtccagtgttaaccagtgagtgtccagtgttaaccagtaggACGATATTCCACCTTctcagtgtccagtgttaaccagtgagtgtccagtgttaaccagtgagtgtccagtgttaaccagtaggACAATATTCCACCTtctcagtgagtgtccagtgttaaccagtgagtgtccagtgttaaccagtaggACGATATTCCACCTtctcagtgagtgtccagtgttaaccagtgagtgtccagtgttaactagtgagtgtccagtgttaaccagtgagtgtccagtgttaaccagtgagtgtccagtgttaaccagtgagtgtccagtgttaaccagtgagtaaccagtgagtgtccagtgttaaccagtgagtgtccagtgttaatcagtgagtgtccagtgttaaccagtgggacaatattccaccatctcagtgagtgtccagtgttaaccagtgagtgtccagtgttaaccagtgagtgtccagtgttaaccagtgagtgtccagtgttaaccagtgagtgtccagtgttaaccagtaggACGATATTCCACCTTctcagtgtccagtgttaaccagtgagtgtccagtgttaaccagtgagtgtccagtgttaaccagtgagtgtccagtgttaactagtgagtgtccagtgttaaccagtgagtgtccagtgttaaccagtgagtgtccagtgttaaccagtgagtgtccagtgttaaccagtaggACGATATTCCACCTtctcagtgagtgtccagtgttaaccagtgagtttccagtgttaaccagtgagtgtccagtgttaaccagtgagtgtccagtgttaaccagtgagtgtccagtgttaaccagtgggacaatattccaccttctcagtgagtgtccagtgttaaccagtgagtgtccagtgttaaccagtgagtgtccagtgttaaccaatAGAACGATATTCCACCTTctcagtgtccagtgttaaccagtaggACGATATTCCACCTtctcagtgagtgtccagtgttaaccagtgagtgtccagtgttaaccagtgagtgtccagtgttaaccagtgagtgtccagtgttaaccagtgagtgtccagtgttaactagtgagtgtccagtgttaaccagtaggACAATATTCCACCTTctcagtgtccagtgttaaccagtgagtgtccagtgttaaccagtgagtgtccagtgttaactagtgagtgtccagtgttaaccagtgagtgtccagtgttaaccagtgagtgtccagtgttaactagtgagtgtccagtgttaaccagtgagtgtccagtgttaaccagtgagtgtccagtgttaaccagtgagtgtccagtgttaaccagtgagtgtccagtgttaaccagtgagtgtccagtgttaaccagtgagtgtccagtgttaaccagtgagtgtccagtgttaactagtgagtgtccagtgttaaccagtaggACAATATTCCACCTTctcagtgtccagtgttaaccagtgagtgtccagtgttaaccagtgagtgtccagtgttaaccagtgagtgtccagtgttaactagtgagtgtccagtgttaaccagtgagtgtccagtgttaaccagtgagtgtccagtgttaaccagtgagtgtccagtgttaactagtgagtgtccagtgttaaccagtgagtgtccagtgttaaccagtgagtgtccagtgttaaccagtgagtgtccagtgttaaccagtgagtgtccagtgttaaccagtaggACGATATTCCACCTTctcagtgtccagtgttaaccagtgagtgtccagtgttaaccagtgagtgtccagtgttaaccagtaggACAATATTCCACCTtctcagtgagtgtccagtgttaaccagtgagtgtccagtgttaaccagtgagtgtccagtgttaaccagtaggACGATATTCCACCTTctcagtgtccagtgttaaccagtgagtgtccagtgttaaccagtgagtgtccagtgttaaccagtaggACAATATTCCACCTtctcagtgagtgtccagtgttaaccagtgagtgtccagtgttaaccagtgagtgtccagtgttaaccagtaggACGATATTCCACCTtctcagtgagtgtccagtgttaaccagtgagtgtccagtgttaactagtgagtgtccagtgttaaccagtgagtgtccagtgttaaccagtgagtgtccagtgttaaccagtgagtgtccagtgttaaccagtgagtgtccagtgttaaccagtgagtaaccagtgagtgtccagtgttaaccagtgagtgtccagtgttaatcagtgagtgtccagtgttaaccagtgggacaatattccaccatctcagtgagtgtccagtgttaaccagtgagtgtccagtgttaaccagtgagtgtccagtgttaaccagtgagtgtccagtgttaaccagtgagtgtccagtgttaactagtgagtgtccagtgttaaccagtgagtgtccagtgttaaccagtgagtgtccagtgttaaccagtgagtgtccagtgttaactagtgagtgtccagtgttaaccagtgagtgtccagtgttaaccagtgagtgtccagtgttaaccagtgagtgtccagtgttaaccagtgagtgtccagtgttaaccagtaggACGATATTCCACCTTctcagtgtccagtgttaaccagtgagtgtccagtgttaaccagtgagtgtccagtgttaaccagtaggACAATATTCCACCTtctcagtgagtgtccagtgttaaccagtgagtgtccagtgttaaccagtgagtgtccagtgttaaccagtaggGACGATATTCCACCTTctcagtgtccagtgttaaccagtgagtgtccagtgttaaccagtgagtgtccagtgttaaccagtaggACAATATTCCACCTtctcagtgagtgtccagtgttaaccagtgagtgtccagtgttaaccagtgagtgtccagtgttaaccagtaggACGATATTCCACCTtctcagtgagtgtccagtgttaaccagtgagtgtccagtgttaactagtgagtgtccagtgttaaccagtgagtgtccagtgttaaccagtgagtgtccagtgttaaccagtgagtgtccagtgttaaccagtgagtgtccagtgttaaccagtgagtaaccagtgagtgtccagtgttaaccagtgagtgtccagtgttaatcagtgagtgtccagtgttaaccagtgggacaatattccaccatctcagtgagtgtccagtgttaaccagtgagtgtccagtgttaaccagtgagtgtccagtgttaaccagtgagtgtccagtgttaaccagtgagtgtccagtgttaactcTATCCTTTCTGTGATTCCCAGGATGAAGAAGCtgaaggaagagatggagggggtaGTTAAGGAGTTGGCCGAGAACAACCACTTCCTGGAGAGGTGGGGACTTGTCTGGCTACACAGAGCTCCCTGTGATGGCCGTATGTTATAACAGACCGAGACCAGCAATTCAAAACATGGTCAATAACCCTGATAAGACATATGAAGGCCCccttcctgttagatcagctgtttggtccttcctgttagatcagctgtttggtccttcctgtttggtccttcctgttagatcagatcagctgtttggtccttcctgttagatcagctgtttggtccttcctgtttggtccttcctgttagatcagctgtttggtccttcctgttagatcagctgtttggtccttcctgtttggtccttcctgttagatcagctgtttggtccttcctgttagatcagctgtttggtccttcctgtcagatcagctgtttggtccttcctgttagatcagctgtttggtccttcctgttagatcagctgtttggtccttcctgtttggtccttcctgttagatcagatcagctgtttggtccttcctgtcagatcagctgtttggtccttcctgtcagatcagctgtttggtccttcctgtcagatcagctgtttggtccttcctgtcagatcagctgtttggtccttcctgtcagatcagctgtttggtccttcctgttagatcagctgtttggtccttcctgtttggtccttcctgttagatcagctgtttggtccttcctgtttggtccttcctgtttggtccttcctgtttggtccttcctgtttggtccttcctgttagatcagatcagctgtttggtccttcctgttagatcagctgtttggtccttcctgttagatcagctgtttggtccttcctgttagatcagctgtttggtccttcctgttagatcagctgtttggtccttcctgttagatcagaTCAGCTGTctggtccttcctgttagatcagatcagctgtttggtccttcctgttagatcagatcagctgtttggtccttcctgttagatcagctgtttggtccttcctgttagatcagctgtttggtccttcctgttagatcagaTCAGCggtttggtccttcctgttagatcagctgtctggtccttcctgttagatcagctgtttggtccttcctgttagatcagctgtttggtccttcctgtttggtccttcctgttagatcagatcagctgtttggtccttcctgtcAGATCAGCTGTctggtccttcctgttagatcagctgtctggtccttcctgttagatcagctgtttggtccttcctgttagatcagctgtttggtccttcctgttagatcagctgtttggtccttcctgtttggtccttcctgttagatcagctgtttggtccttcctgttagatcagctgtttggtccttcctgttagatcagctTCTATTTATGCCCATGCACTCTCTATTGATATAATATTGTCTGATGTTGCTGTTTTCCAGGTTTGGCTCTTTGACATTGGATGGAGGAATGAGAAGTGTGGACCGTATCTGAGACCATGTGGCCCCTCGCTACACCCTACACCTTCACCCAACCTCCATACCCACCCTAAACCTTCACCCACCCTCCACCTTCACCCACCCTCCATACCCACCCTACACCTTCACCCACCCTCCATACCCACCCTAAACCCTCCCCCCGACTCTCACCCACCTTAAACCCTCACCCAACCTCCCTACCCACCCTAAACCCTCACCCACCTTAAACCCTCACCCAACCTCCCTATCCACCCTCCACCTTCACCCAACCTCCATACCCACCCTAAACCTTCACCCAACCTCCATACCCACCTTAAACCCTCCCCACCTTAAACCCTTACCCAACCTCCATACCCACCTAAACCCTTACCCAACCTCCATACCCACCCTAAACCCTCCCCCAACTCTCCCCCACCTTAAACCCTTACCCAACCTCCATACCCACCTAAACCTTCACCCAACCTCCATACCCACCTTAAACCCTCCCCCAACTCTCCCCCACCTTAAACCCTTACCCAACCTCCATACCCACCTTAAACCCTCACCCAACCTCCCTATCCACCCTAAACCCTCACCCACCTTAAACCCTCACCCAACCTCCCTATCCACCTAAACCCTCACCCACCTTAAACCCTCACCCAACCTCCCTATCCACCCTCCACCTTCACCCAACCTCCATACCCACCCTAAACCCTTACCCAACCTCCATACCCACCCTAAACCCTCCCCCAACTCTCCCCACCTTAAACCCTCACCCAACCTCCCTATCCACCCTAAACCCTCACCCACCTTAAACCCTCACCCAACCTCCCTATCCACCCTAAACCCTCACCCACCTTAAACCCTCACCCAACCTCCCTATCCACCCTCCACCTTCACCCAACCTCCCTATCCACCCTCCACCTTCACCCAACCTCCATACCCACCCTACACCTTCACCCCAACCTCCATACCCACCTTAAACCCTCCCCCCAACTCTCCCCACCTTAAACCCTTACCCAACCTCCATACCCACCTTAAACCCTCACCCAACCTCCATACCCACCCTACACCTTCACCCAACCTCCATACCCACCCTACACCTTCACCCAACCTCCATACCCACCTTAAACCCTCCCCCAACTCTCCCCCACCTTAAACCCTCCCCCAACTCTCCCCCACCTTAAACCCTTACCCAACCACCATACCCACCTAAACCCTCACCCCTCGACTCACCCACCCTAAACCCTCACCCCTCGACTCACCCA
This sequence is a window from Oncorhynchus nerka isolate Pitt River unplaced genomic scaffold, Oner_Uvic_2.0 unplaced_scaffold_1238, whole genome shotgun sequence. Protein-coding genes within it:
- the LOC135569048 gene encoding serine/threonine-protein kinase TBK1-like; the protein is MKYRLFISKSEEWMRKVHHVRKQLIGLTSQFNSVEKEVSMVMDRVIKLQEQLPGKVLPLASSGMVKPQAYLSQSTLVEMTLGMKKLKEEMEGVVKELAENNHFLERFGSLTLDGGMRSVDRI